The genomic interval CAAAATGCAAAGAgatgttttacattttcaCAACAATGTGAGCAATTTAAAAATCGCATCCAatcaaacataaacaaaagaaCAACACAACATTTATTTCTCAATATGTGTATTgtaaaaaacaatatatttatcaaAGAACACGttaaattgttatattttcctttgaattttttactttttccaattcaatttatagtgtaatatataaaatatttctgtaAATTTTTACGTGAAAAACAGCACGGATTGTGGGccgttttaatttatttattttatatttaattttccagAATGGACGAATTTCTTCATGAGCGAATCTATGacttatttttctttgtgtagAAAAGATGGAGCAGCAGAGAGATATGAGGGCCCTTACAACTTCTGTTGGGCACTGAGGCGAAAGAATATCTCTCGAATcgaaaatcataaaatgcAAGCAAGATAAACCGAAAAAGTGGCGCATCATCATTATTTATTCGATATTCCCCCTACCCCCTATCCCCTACCCCCACCACCTTGACCACCTTCGACAAGAGACTCAATCAATGACGACATCGGCTTTTAAATTTGTAGGGCCAAGAGATGGCAGAGCCAAATTTGCATAGCTAGAAGAAAAGAGAAAAGTGGAGCCAGACTATTGagaaattaatatgcaaatttctgcCGGTAGAACTTCGCATTGTTCCCATTCAAGTGAAATTTCTCAAACCAAAAATGTTGCCTTCTCCGCTATAAAATAGAAATGCCAAGCCAAATGCGGTTtcagtattattattaaacacGAAATATGAAGACAACGTGGAGCTTTTGTTGCGGAGGTGCGTTCTGTGCGGGAATTGTGCTATACGATGTGGTTTAGGTTATAAGCAGTGAGAAAGTAACTttgtgaaatgaaaatgatcCAAGGGCAGCTCTTGTCTCCAGGAAAACCAAGTGTTAGCTAGAAATTTCTAGGGGGACAGGGTCGTCTTCTTGCCGCTTTCCATAGAATGTGCTTCTAGAACTATCCATGATGTTGGAAGGATGTTCCACGAAGGATATACGGGTATCCCCTGCTGAGTTTGGCTGGAAAAATCGCCACAAAACCCAGAGGATCTGGGCGAACGGCGCTAAGTTGGCTGCCATAATTGAGGATTAAGCCGGGTGCGCGGATCTCTGGCTAGTCATAAAGCCATAAACGAGACGGGGAAATTCCCATCGACCCGGATCGCTTAGAAAAACCGAATGAAAAGCCTGTTAACTGTTTTCCGTTTACGACATGCAAACGCGTGACTGGCACCCGCTAATTACCTGGACCATATCTACCTGGACGAAGGATCTACCTGCCCACAGGATCCCTTAAAAGGATCTCACTCCCAGATCGGGGCATCATTCACTCCTGACACTCACAACTAACAACACACCATGGTAGACCAGCTCAAGCACAGCCGCAAATCAGAGAAATCCAGTCGCAAGTCGGGAAAGAGGCATTCCGACAAACCGCACAAGGTGAAGACCCACGATCCGCTCAAGAAACAGAAGAAGCGGGCTCTGAAGAAGCTCCGTCGCAAGTCCACCAACGTGAATTTCCCGTACCAGCTCTTCCTGTACCGCCAGGAACTAAAGCGGGCCAGCGCCGACTTCTCCTATCTCCGCCTGTCCAAGGCCAAGATAGTGCTAACCTCCCAACTGATCGCCAAGAAGATGGGCAGCTGCAATCCCAATTGCAGCGTGGACGAGCTCAAGGAACTCAGCCGCGAGGTGCAGTTCCAGAAGCGCCTCTGCCATCAAGTGGAGCGACTGCAGCAGTTCCGGCAGCTTGGACTCACCGAGATGATCCTCAACGGCAAGAAGACGACGCTGTAATCTGTGGGATAATCAAGGAGAAAGCAGGATTGGGAGGGCTGTTAGGCTGGGATTGGGCATTATTATAAGTTAGTCGGTAGAGTTTAGgttgtaatattttatcaaataaaatatcacatggaaattgcacaaaatatctttttttttatttaaccgATGGGAAAATACTTTTCCTAAtgccttaaaataaaatgtaataatagTAGACTTTTAATGaacttattaattttaaatgcgtTGCCCTTTAGTTTTGCTCCTCTGTGCGATTGTGTGCTCTGGTCAGAATGTAACGAAATCAAACGACAGCCAGGAGATCATCAGAGTTAAGATCTTGCCGCAGTCCACCTCATCAGATCCCTCAACTGgttcctccagctcctcgacCGCCACACCCACTACCACAACTCCCAAGCCAAAAGGCAATCCGACAGCCAAGTCTGCAATAAAAGCGCAGGaaatcgaggaggaggacgataACTTCCACAACGATCGTCTTCCCGCCTTATCGGAGGATGAGTACAACAACCTGAGTGAGGACGCCAATCCGCTGCACTTCCTCAAGCAACGGCCCCTGGACCTTGAGAATGAGGAGGTAAGCACCCATGAACTCCTTTAGAAAGCTAAATTTAACCACTGTCAATAACCTATTTATACTTATAATGGTAATATTAAAGAAAGATTACTAATCTACATCGTGTGTAGAAAGCTATATTTCTGAAAATAGTTTGTGTAGcacttaattaattcaaattgcttgcttttattttcttccgCAGGTGTTACCAAATCCTGAAAAAACAGAGCTGGTATGACGTTAAATTATATAGTTTATTAGtcaaatattcaaaaactAACTGAATCATATATTCCACTTCCTTTTGAATTCCTCACACGTACACATTTTATGATTGTACTCCAGTACTCAAATTAGTTTTCTTGTTTCTATATTCTTAGACCCAGAAGAAGCCAGAATCTCAAACGGAGAGTAAGCCAGATTCGCAAGTGGTGGCTTCCCAATCTGCCGGTTCACCCATCTACATAACCATTCCAATTTATATCAGCACGGGTGGCAAGCTGCCCATTACGTTGACCGTTGGAGATCAGGAATTGTCACTAAAAAAGACCAGCGGATCTGGATCCAGCAGGAGGAATCCCTCCACCAAATCACCAAACTCATTCTTCAATCGCCTGCTGCAGCAGATTGAGCCTCCCAAGAGACGAACCACTAATCGCCATCGGAGCCAGCTCAGGAATCACGTATATGCGATGAAGGACAACAAGGGGAAGGAAGGCAGGATTCTCAAGGATTTTCTGTTCAACCCAATGCAATAGAAGTTTTCGAACACAGATTATGGCATACAATTTATAGttagcaataaataaatgacaaTAAATAGCTGAGGAGTGATGTGTTGATCCTAATTTCTAGACTAGACAGCATTGCTGAGAGGAGCTGAAGTCGAAGGGGCGGACTCCACCACCTTCATGGGTTCCACGGCCAGAGGCTCCTTCTCGGAAACTACAGCTGGGATCTCCACTTCCGGGATCTTCTCCGCGTTCCCATCCTCGGGCTTCTTGTTGTCCTCGATTGTGGTTTCCGTTTCGGGAATGACTGTAGTGGGAGTTtcctcctcatcatcgtcatctCCAATCACCTCCTCAATGGCCTGTTGGATGAAGTGCTCGAACTGCTGGAAGTACTGCAGAGCATTGTTGGCCACCTGGGCGGTGGGCAGATCGGTGGTGACCTTCTTCAGGGCATCCCGAATGAGCACGAGCACGGGCTTTCGTGTTGGACCCGCCTCAGTGGTGGCATCCACCTTCTGACCCTCGTTGGGAGTTTCGGTGGCAACCTCCTCCGCAGTCTCCTCAGTGCTCTCCGCCTCACGGCGTCTCCGGATCAGCGagtcatcgtcgtcgtcgtcctcttcgtcatcatcatcctcgctggtctcctcctccaccttttgagcctcgtcctcctcctcatcgtcgtcCTTCTCCTCACTGCTATCGGCACTGGAGTTCACAACCTGAGGATCCTGTTTGGAGACGGCTAACTCCTCAGTAGTTTGGACTTCCGTCTCTGCCAGTGGGGCTGCACTAACCGAGCAGGTCAATACGAAAAGAGCGGCTGCAATTGGAAACAGACGACAGAAAGATTAGCTAAGACCCAGAGAAACCTAGGGATTAGCTTAGCTCACCGAGGGCCAGGTAAATGGGTCTAACCATTGTGGTAATCCTTTGCTTCCAGCTGGCTTCGTAGTGGACTTTTGCAGTTTTGCGGTCTTTATGAGCAAATCCAGCACACTGCTTTCGCTTTTTATAGCCCCtccaaaaatgaaagtaaatGCGAGCAAACAAGGCGATCCCAAAACGCTCCGCTCTCAGCGAGATCTGAGCCCGGTCTTTGGTCTTTGGGTTTCTGGTCTCTGGTCTCTGGTCTCTGGAGCGGGCTACCAGAGCGTTGTCCAGTCGCTTTTACTGCACCCAAGACCAAGCTCTCTATCTTGGGTTTCTTTCCTCCCACCTCGGATACCATCTCATTtggtttctttcttttcgctGAGCCTCTTTTGTTTACCCGGTGGCTTACACAAAACCCCAAAGAAACCGaaatcgtttattaaaattttcgGTCTTTCTGCTTTCTGGTGACTTCTTTCATAAATCTGTAAATTTGACGTCTATGGTCTCGGTGTGGCTTCGATCTGTTTGTCTGAGAGATTAACGCCTTTTGGCAACTCAGTCTGTAGTCTTCAGCTGATATGCAAAACTGCTTACAAGATCACTTAGTTCCCCTGTTTTTTTGGGATTCGGTCAAAGCCCCAATTATGTAATTGGACACGACTTGATCGCCCCCAACTAATGCATCAcagatcggatcggatcggttAACTTTCTAATGCTAATGggaaatttgaaaacttttccatGGAACTGCGTATTCAAAATCAACAAGAAGTGATCACGAGCTGGATGAGTCATCAAAGTGATGGTGGtaataataaatgcaattatggATGGCTCTATGGCTTGATTAACTGATTATAACGGATACATGATCATTAGAGAGCGGTGGTGATAggtacaaaatatattatggtataaaattaaataagacAGATTTATGATCACGAATCGTCACTCTAAGAGAATGTAAGCTGCAAAATATGTATGATCACAGAAGCGCATTTCAGTTGAGCTCGCTCCAATTAAGATCACAAACGCTGTCCATGGAGGTGATCACTTACGCAGATCAAAGATCAACGGAGATCGGTGGAATAACAGAATGACAACGCTTGATTGGACGTGGATTTCCTGCGAGCGAGTGCAGCTGGCGGCGATCGCGGTCAGAAGAACCTCATAAAATAACAACCAGATCACCGAACCTTTCCAGATTGACCCAATTTCGGAGAACCGGCTCCAGAAGCTGCCGGGCTTGGAAGGCTGGGCGTCGAATGGAGGGCATCGAAGGTgttaaaaacacacacaaccagTTCCAGATCCGAGGCATTCTAGATGGATATCGCTGGAAAGGGTACGACCACAACCACATGAGTTTGCATAAAATTTCACCAAATACAATATACACCAAATAAGTTGGCGTACTTTCGTTCGTTTCGCTCGGACATCGAGACATCGCGAAGTGTAAACAAATCCCGAGAAGATGTGGAACTCTTTTTCAGAGCTGCAATGGGTAGAAAACCGGTAAGCCCCTAAAGAATTCCCCGCCGAGTGGCTAAGACTGGTACTTAAGCACCGCTCGCCAGAAGATGCGATCAGTTGTTGTGGAGTTGAGCAGCTGACCAGATCAACATGAGGCCATACCAAGTAGTTTGCATCGTAGGTAAGTCATCGTACTGACCAGTTCTGGAACTATATACCTATATACTTAACTGGTATCCCTCCCAACCCATTTTCCTCTTAGCTGTGGCAGCTCTGCTGCTTTTGGAGGCGACTCCCGCGGATGCGAAGCGGCGCAAGCACAAGGGTTCCGATCACCACTATGAAAAGTCTGATCCCCATAAGACCAAGACGAAGACCAAGTGGTCCAGCTCCACGGATCTGGCCGGAAGCACTCAGGTCTCCACCGAGGAGCACGGCTACTACGTGAAGCGCACCTATGCGGCACCCGGTGAGATTGACGCCGCACAGAAGCGTCTAAGTCCGCCCTATTTGGCCATTCCCATCGCCTGGTTCAGCTGTGAGTCGGGCCAGAAGAACTGCCAGACCTCGAATTCCGCGGCTATCAACAGTGCCGCCCAGTCCTTGAGCGAGGGCTATCTGTGCGACGATGATTGCCACGACCTCTATGAGCCCATCTGCGGCAGGACCTCCTCAGAGGTGGCCGTCTTCTACAACAAGTGCAAGCTGGGCGTGGCCAAGTGCCGATCCCACGGACTTTGGACGGACTTTGCCTACTCCGAGTGCCAGGAGAAATATGCGCAGGAAACTACCTATGCCGACAAGAAGTTCCGGGCATCACCTTATTTCCGGGACGCGGCCATCGTGGAGCAATTgaagctggaggaggagaagcgtaagcaggaggaggagcaacaCAAActggagaaggagcagcacaagctggagaaggagcagaaaaagaaggagaaggctgagaagaagaagaacgaGAAGGACAGCAGTGAAAGCAGCGAAGAGAAGGATGAGCAAAAGGAGAACAAGCAGAAGGATCCTCTTTCCCTGATTCCACAGAAACCCGTGGAATCTCCCCAGAAGCCAGTGCCAGTTCCTGTTCAAGTCGCCATCCCAAAACCAGTTTCCGCTTTGGAGCCTGCCAAGACGACCGAGGACATCGCCCTGCCCCCCATGCCACTGAAGGACACTCCCACGCCCAAACCTCTGGAGATCGCGCCCCTTCACCAGCAGACTCAACCCAAGGCCAAGGACAATGATAGGCTGAAGTACCAAGTAGCTTAGATAGAATTGGCTATACAAATCTCACTTAaatatagtatttattttatttattacaaccaataaaattcaaaaaaattctAAACTTTTCTGTTCGAGGCACAAAATGGGTTCATTTAATTAGGGTCATATGTTTTGTAGCTAAAACGTGTCTTGATGGCTTCGTTTAATGGCAGCCCCACAAGTTGTTT from Drosophila yakuba strain Tai18E2 chromosome 3L, Prin_Dyak_Tai18E2_2.1, whole genome shotgun sequence carries:
- the LOC6533998 gene encoding uncharacterized protein LOC6533998, which gives rise to MKTTWSFCCGVLLLCAIVCSGQNVTKSNDSQEIIRVKILPQSTSSDPSTGSSSSSTATPTTTTPKPKGNPTAKSAIKAQEIEEEDDNFHNDRLPALSEDEYNNLSEDANPLHFLKQRPLDLENEEVLPNPEKTELTQKKPESQTESKPDSQVVASQSAGSPIYITIPIYISTGGKLPITLTVGDQELSLKKTSGSGSSRRNPSTKSPNSFFNRLLQQIEPPKRRTTNRHRSQLRNHVYAMKDNKGKEGRILKDFLFNPMQ
- the LOC6533997 gene encoding uncharacterized protein LOC6533997, encoding MVDQLKHSRKSEKSSRKSGKRHSDKPHKVKTHDPLKKQKKRALKKLRRKSTNVNFPYQLFLYRQELKRASADFSYLRLSKAKIVLTSQLIAKKMGSCNPNCSVDELKELSREVQFQKRLCHQVERLQQFRQLGLTEMILNGKKTTL
- the LOC6533999 gene encoding guanine nucleotide-binding protein-like 3 homolog; translation: MVRPIYLALAALFVLTCSVSAAPLAETEVQTTEELAVSKQDPQVVNSSADSSEEKDDDEEEDEAQKVEEETSEDDDDEEDDDDDDSLIRRRREAESTEETAEEVATETPNEGQKVDATTEAGPTRKPVLVLIRDALKKVTTDLPTAQVANNALQYFQQFEHFIQQAIEEVIGDDDDEEETPTTVIPETETTIEDNKKPEDGNAEKIPEVEIPAVVSEKEPLAVEPMKVVESAPSTSAPLSNAV
- the LOC6534000 gene encoding uncharacterized protein LOC6534000, which encodes MRPYQVVCIVAVAALLLLEATPADAKRRKHKGSDHHYEKSDPHKTKTKTKWSSSTDLAGSTQVSTEEHGYYVKRTYAAPGEIDAAQKRLSPPYLAIPIAWFSCESGQKNCQTSNSAAINSAAQSLSEGYLCDDDCHDLYEPICGRTSSEVAVFYNKCKLGVAKCRSHGLWTDFAYSECQEKYAQETTYADKKFRASPYFRDAAIVEQLKLEEEKRKQEEEQHKLEKEQHKLEKEQKKKEKAEKKKNEKDSSESSEEKDEQKENKQKDPLSLIPQKPVESPQKPVPVPVQVAIPKPVSALEPAKTTEDIALPPMPLKDTPTPKPLEIAPLHQQTQPKAKDNDRLKYQVA